TGTTAGATAGTAGAGATACTCGTGCTACTTGGCCTTGTATTGACCTAACTTTTCATTCCTCCAATTTGTATGTGCATTCTAACCGACCCGCCCCTTTTACTTTGAATTTTACTCAAACAATGAAACCAAATAAGCAACTCAAACGTTTCGTTAAAAACTTCTCCAAGTTGTAATGTTTGATCTCGTGCATCCGATGGGACCACCGTGGATCTCAACCTTCTATTCAGAATTGGACGCCTCATGATCCGATCTGGACGGCGGGCAGGAGGATACCATCACCATGTCCCCCTCCGTTTCGTAGAGTTGGCCCGGGTAGCCTATCTGGTCGAGTGGGCCCGCCTGGGGCTGGGATTCCTCCGCGGGGCCCCACAGGCCGAGTTCCTTCTCCAAATCCTCCAACCACCACTCGCTTCCCTCCTTGGTCGTACATGGCACTGTTGCATCGCCTTGTTGTAGGCGCGCGACATCGTCATCGATGATGCTCCAGATGTCAGCGTCCATGTCGATGTCCGGCAGCTCGAGCAGCTcctccacaccgccgccgcccccggcgCACGTCGTGAGGGAGGACGACGAGCACGAAGACGTTGGCATTGGCGCCGCCGTCGCGAACGCCTCCGTGGGCTCGTCGGCCAGCATGTCCAGGATGTCCATGACTGGCTCCAGCTCCAGCTCGAGAGGCGATGGTACGTTTATCGTTTCGGGCTCGTTGCTCGTGCCGCACTGCTCCCCGGCGCCGCCGTTGGACCCGTCGCTGGTCGTCATCGATGAGGACGCCGAAGACAACGAAGGGGCGGGCGTGTCAGGGTCTCCGTCGGCCGCCTCGCCCTTGCTCTCGCCAACGCCTGGCTTCTGCTCCGACGCCTTCTTCTTCAGGTGCGTGTTCCAGACGTTCTTGATCTCGTTGTCCGTCCTCCCGGGCAGGCACGCCGCGATCTTGGACCATCTGAACAAATAACAAAAATCCATCAGAACACCAGCGACCACTCCTGGACCAATTAAAGCACGCCCAACAATTTCCAGCACTGATTGCCGAACCGAATGCAGGCAAATCAAGCTTACTTGTTGCCGAGCAAGGCGTGCAGCTTGATGACGGTGGCCTCCTCCTCGGCGGTGAAGTTGCCGCGCCTGAGGTCGGGGCGCAGGTAGTTGATCCACCGGAGCCGGCAGCTCTTCCCGCAGCGCAGCAGGCCGGCCTGCCTCGGGAGGGCGCGCCAGTTGGCGTGCCCGTGCTTCTGGATGTAGGCGATGAGGCGCATGTCCTCCTGCGGCGTCCAGGAGCCCCTGTTCAGCCCGACCTTGGCGCAGCACGGTGCCCTGCCTCGCCCCATATCGGCCACCCGACCAGACCACTCTGCTCGCTTGTTCTAGTTCGATTGGCCCGGGTCGAGGAGGTGGTGGCACGGTGCAGAGCATGGATCGGGGCCGGGCGCGGCCGGTATATATGTGCGTCGCGCACGCTCGCACTGACGCAACTACTACTCCTACTTACTGGTGGCAGGGCTCGCGCTGGGGCGACAGGTGACAAGCCCACGAGTTGGGAGGCCCTACGTACCGGCTCTATCCTCCTACCTCCCAGACTATTGCGTTTACCTACCAAACCCCTGTCCCAGGAGAGCAAAATGTCCATCCCTCCCGCCATCTCCTGGGGCCGGCCGCCCATCCGTTCGTGGCCCGGGTTTCCTCCGGGATCCATGATGCGATGCAGGGTCTACTCCTCCCTGCTGCTCTGTTGTTAATCAGGATGTGCACTCAGCACTGACGGGCAGTGCATGCACCGAGCGAGCTTACACGTACACTTGCTTAAAAATCACTAAATCACGATGATGTTCTCTGCAGCCCTTTCTCCCCGGGCCAGAAAAAAGTTTGAGGGCACTTTTTTGGAGTGGTTGGGGACAATTAGAGATGATTGCGCTTTTCCAGGATAAAATGAAATGGATCTTATTTGTTATGAACACATCCTTTTGTTTTTAATCATATCCGTCGATTTATTTAGAACTTAACTTAGCAGTACCTCTTTCTCTTAGTGGGAGAGAATTATATCTCTGTCTCCATTAATTAATCTGTTCAGGATCTAATCAAACAATCTGAACTTTGGGTCCATGTCCATCTAGTTGAACGGGTTAAATTTAGTGCGTGAAATGGGATTCAACCTATGCTAAGTACAGCTAGCAGCAGCTATCGCCGATCAACTTTGTCGTTGGTTAAATAAGGTTACTGAATTCATACTTTTGGTAATGATTTCCTGGGTCTGCGGCGTGACCTCAGtgctgttttctctttttttttttagTTGTGCAAGTAGGATCTGTAATGTCACATACGGTTGCTTAGGCTGTCTGATTTGTATGTGTATGCTCATTTGGTTTAGCTGCGAGCTGACTAAGCTCGTGTGAAACCAGGGTCTGCTTTTGGTGAAAGCTTGGAGCAAAAGGGAAAATTTGACTGTTGAACTATTATGGAGCTCTCCTGATCAACATGTGTTACGAAGAAGAGAGATCAACCCGTGAGCACTTTGCTTGAAAACAAATCTATTTCGATACCACTTACCGTGTTTCTTTTTGAGGAATTAGACATTCCATTGGTACTACAGTAGGTTCTAAGCCTCTTCGTTTGTGATTAGATCCTACGTCCTGCCATGAATTTAAGGATTCAAAAGAACCAATTTAAACTAAAACCATGACATTTATTATGGATCAGAGTACAAAGTTAGTGTTATAGTTAAGGGTGAGCTAGTTCCGTGGGATAAAAGGTGCACCGATTGCATCCGTACATGAATTCAACTTATGTAGCCGTCCATCTCAAAGAAAAAACCAATGCCGAATATGCTCACTGGAATATTTTGTGCATTAACTTTTTACATCACTATTGGAATCGCAAGAATATGAGGTTTGTATCACAAATATGCCAAATGCTTTCTGGTCTCTCAAATAAATGAGTGTTGCTGGGCTGGCTAGAGGCGTATGTGGAGGTGCTAGTGAATTTTTTTAATCAGTCAAGCAATGTAGCCTCTTGAAAAGGTTTTATGCATTTGTCTGCTGATAGTGAGATTGGCACTTGTTGTTATTAGCAAAAAGAAGATACAAATAATATTTTAACTGTTACACTTGTCATTGTTGTTTCAAAGAAATAGCTACTGCCTACTTGGAAGTGTACATCTATTGATGCAGAGGTCGTGAGACAAATATCTTCCACTACGTACAAAAACCTACAGTGCCACTAcgaatatactccctccattccaaaatagatgactcaactttatactaactttgtacttaattagtataaagttgagtcatctattttgaaacgaagggagtactactcaCACACCATTCAAGCAAGTGGGAGAAAACAAACTGCCTACTCATGTTTTTAGTCATTTTAAGCAAGTTGATGAGATATTTTAGAATACCTCAGTGATCATTGACCTTCCCCTTTAGCGTCTAATAATATAGTAGTACATACTtttgcaggagctcgcgtgcctaATTCCACAACTCTAGCTAGCTACTGGCCTGCTTGATTGTTATATCATACTGCCAAAAACCTAGGTCACCACCACCCAAGCTCCACATTTCTCCCGATTATTATCTACAAAGGTAAACTCAACAATAAACTGAAGAATTAAGCCGTAGAATCTTATTCTTGTAGTAAATACAACTAGGATGgtaaaaaaaagaatttttttacGAAATTAAATAATTATAAAGGGATTGTCTATATACTATCAAGTTGTCTAACTTCTTTTATATATCTCACTTAATTTTTCTAAAACTTTGGATCAACATTCAAGTATTCAACCATCCCAATTCCAACATATTCCTTCAATATTGGAATTTTAGATTGAATAGTGTTGAACTTTATGTGTCTAAGATTAAAAAAAAACTCCAGGCCAATTAGCAGAATTTGTTTATGTAGATCTTTTATAATAAGAAATCACAGCACACCGGAAGCAATAAAAATATGTTAGAAGTTTGTAACAGAAGAAAACTATTTGCAGCTACTTTTTTCTGGCTCTATTTTTACCAAAGTATCACAACTAATAAAATTTCCTAacaattcatgaacatatcatcataATCATACCTGAATAGGCCAAATGCCATCGTTATTATGGTAAAATGTCGGAGCATATCATAGCATATAAATCACTATACCTCAACATATCATATACAATAGGCCATCATAATTCAATTCTATACAAGGAGATAGTTGATAGATACAATAAATGAGTTCAAAGATGATGGTACCAAGAACTTTATCTAAATAGTGAGTCTAGCTCACTTGGTTGGAAGAATGGATGTACTACCCAACACCTAGGTTCAAGTCATTGTGGATGTGAATTTAGTTCTATTTATACCATAGGGCTTCCCTTACGATTATTCAAAACGTAAAAACTTTGCCTAATAGTTCATAGTTATTAGATCATCATAACTGTAGCCAAACATAGACAAGCAGATCATAACATGCATACTTTGTAATTGTACATAAACATGTCAGTCGATAGATCTACAAGCTATCTCATGATCTAAACATTTGTTACGTGTAGTGCAATGATCCGATACCATGCACAACTAGCTTGGAGGCCAAGACTAAGTACAAATGACTAACAGCTCGGCTCAATATACTTATATACTTATAGGTATTGTGTGCTTGACCATTTCCGCATATTATTCAAATACCATGTGCAAATGACCAAGCAACCTGCAATCCAAATTTTAGTAACTCCTTTATCCTGATGCGCTTATTTTTTTTCAACAAAGACTGACGCCACTTGTGAATGACATGCCAACTCATGTATAAACTATTGATGGGTTGGTTGGCGCCTCAAATGTGTGCACATTGATCTAATATCATGTACACCGACACATCCAAACATATAcaccctccgtcctaaaataagtgtctcaactttgggactttgggacggagggagtagtttcttgTTCTCTAGGAAAAAATGGCTAGTTGTAAAATAGCATAATTCAGGTGGGTCTAAACACTTAAAAACTAAAGTACACATTATTTCTTGCACAATTGCACCAGACACCATCATTAGAAAAactaaactactactccctccgtttctaaatataagtctttgtagagatttcaccatggaccacatacggatgtatctagatgcattttagagtatagattcactcattttgctctgtatgtggtccataatgaaatctcttcaaagacttatatttagaaacggagggagtagtacatctTTAAGAAGAGTTTTCAGATAACTACGGAAAAATGCATGTTGTACAAACCGCAACTCCAAAAGTAAAGAAGAGCTGATTGAGAAGTCTAAAGCCCAGCCGTATTTCTATTGAGGCAGCAGTAGCTACGAAATGTGAGACACATTTTCCCAACCGCAGATTGCAATCTTTGTCCCACTCCCCGTATCCCTCGTGTATACATGGACGACGTTGCGTGCATCTCGGCAGGCGGCCGGTGATGGGGTGCTGATTCGGTGTGGCTTTCAACAACCGGCCGGTCCTTTTCCGGGCCAAAGGCTGCTTCCAAGTGTGGCACAAGGTCTCAAGTCATTGAGTTAGAGTGTGTGAGTGAGTGGTGACCAGGACCTCGCCGGTTTTACTACTGCCTCCTTCGCACCTAACTCTTGACGTGTCTTGGGTGGACCGGGCCCCGTGTTGGAATTAATCATGTGTCGAATAGGTAGTACTCTTTTCGCTTTAGGTCACTGTGCGTATGTGTTCAGGATGTTGCACTGTTGAGGGAGACCAATCAGCGCGCTGGACTTTAAGTAAAGCTCTTTGCCTTTACGTACCTACAGTCGATTGATGTTCCATCTAACCCCTCGTCGTCGCCTGCACGTACACTTAATCACTGAAGAGACATGGTGACGGTCGATGGTACATTTGATGCAATtttattgtcttttttttgggtaaGATAATCCATTCAGCCATGGCATATACTTGCATGTTTTTGTTATATTCTTACGTTCCCATAATCATGTGTTGAAAAAAAGAGCCCCTAAACGTATTGCATGACATTGGTGTGCACTCCCTTTTGCATATAGAACGGCAACCGACGACAAATAAATCCTACTTTAGCTGCGAATAATATCCAAGTACCCAAGCATGGGACAAGGCAACGACGACGCGAAACAATTGTTATTTGGCAAAGCCTTTGCACACCATGCACGGAAGCACTAGCTGGTTAGTGCAGAAAAGTGCTCTTTGTTTATACGATTATTAATTGTGCATTATTTTCCATGCCGGCGTCTAACTGACCGGCCAGcgtacaatttttttttaaaacggaggcaaaagctttgcctcatccattaaataagagagaatagagttTGTTACAAGTCACTCAATACACGGCATGAATCACTCTCGCGAAATAATAGACCCTAATTTTTTGGCACCGGCGATGACCCAAAGGTTGGCCTCAGTCTGTATGGAGGCAAGCAAAATAGTTGGAGGAGCGCTCTTGTGCTTGAAGACCCTTGCGTTTCGCTCGTTCCAGACAGTCCACGAAATAAGCATGGTGAGGGACGCCTTAGCTTGGCGGTTTGGAGTGGCGTTGTCGCAGGTACTTGCCCACCAAGCCTCAACCGAGTCGAACAGGGGCCAACCGTTGGTGTGAAGACCAAGAATATGGTATTTGTCAATGATCAAAGACCAAAGCCTTCGTGTGTAGCGGCATTTGTAGAAGAGGTAAGGTCCATATTCCTGCACTCTCATGCAGACAATTAGAACGGGGGAATCATGCGCACCGCGAGCATACGCGGTGTTGGGGGCATCCACGTACTCCTTGTCCAGCATTCACAACTATAGCTAGCGCGCTCTTTGTATGATGATCGTGGAGTTGTTGCCTCGTTGGTGATCGACAACTCTGTAGGACGGGGACCGGCACCCTCACGACCGAGACGGAAGCCGCCGGCCGACGGTGAAGTGAAGGGAGAAAGGCGACGGGCGCCGCGGCGATACAGGAACGTCGTGCCACAACGCGCCATGCTAGCGACGCTGGTAATTCCTACTGTTTACGCCGGTACGTTTGGTCACTTGCTCGTCCCCTCGCCCTCAGGGTTCCGGCCTTCCGGGAGACCCACTCCTGCTGCTTCCACAACAGTGCTGTCTGCTGGTTGAACCCGCGGTCTGTTTCAGCGCGTACTACGTACCCTCTCCCGTCACCTTCTCCTGCAAGGAACTGCATCATGTGCGTCGTATACATGGTTATACTAGTGTACCTTACCTGTCACGACTTCCTTGCCTGTCGCGCGGTGCGATAATCATCTCTATGTATAACTACGCACGATCTGTTCGCTTCCGATTACAAAACCCACGGATGCAAACAATCATTAGATTCCCGGTTAAGCTCCGAAGTCACCGAGGCAGACTGCGcccatttttgtttttgtttggcgGACTGTACTCCCTTGAGTTCTTGATTCACGTAGGCTGCTAACCACTGCGAAGAAC
Above is a window of Triticum aestivum cultivar Chinese Spring chromosome 6B, IWGSC CS RefSeq v2.1, whole genome shotgun sequence DNA encoding:
- the LOC123134374 gene encoding myb-related protein Zm1, whose amino-acid sequence is MGRGRAPCCAKVGLNRGSWTPQEDMRLIAYIQKHGHANWRALPRQAGLLRCGKSCRLRWINYLRPDLRRGNFTAEEEATVIKLHALLGNKWSKIAACLPGRTDNEIKNVWNTHLKKKASEQKPGVGESKGEAADGDPDTPAPSLSSASSSMTTSDGSNGGAGEQCGTSNEPETINVPSPLELELEPVMDILDMLADEPTEAFATAAPMPTSSCSSSSLTTCAGGGGGVEELLELPDIDMDADIWSIIDDDVARLQQGDATVPCTTKEGSEWWLEDLEKELGLWGPAEESQPQAGPLDQIGYPGQLYETEGDMVMVSSCPPSRSDHEASNSE